A genomic region of Stenotrophomonas sp. NA06056 contains the following coding sequences:
- the murG gene encoding undecaprenyldiphospho-muramoylpentapeptide beta-N-acetylglucosaminyltransferase — protein sequence MSAAPTTTASNRPVMILAGGTGGHIFPGLAVARVLRARGVPVTWMGADGAMETRLVPQHDIHIDTLAITGLRGKGKLALLAAPWRLMRALRAAGLIIRDRQPRAVVAFGGFASGPGGMAARLHGLPLIVHEQNRAPGLTNRILSRYARRLLTGFPGTFAAREEFVGNPVRAEIAAVAPPQQRLADRSGPLRLLVLGGSQGARALNSGVPQALAALGAQVPVVVRHQSGEKLHAEAVEAYAKAGVQGDVTPFIADMAEAFAWADLVVCRSGASTLAELCAVGIGSVLVPFPAAVDDHQTRNAEYLVERDAAVLLKQDETLADGIAALLRDLSENPARRMQMAQAARALAKVDAAERIADIILEEAV from the coding sequence ATGAGCGCCGCCCCGACCACGACGGCCAGCAACCGCCCGGTGATGATCCTGGCCGGTGGCACCGGCGGGCACATCTTCCCCGGCCTGGCCGTGGCCCGCGTGCTGCGCGCGCGCGGCGTGCCGGTCACCTGGATGGGTGCCGATGGCGCGATGGAAACCCGTCTGGTGCCGCAGCACGACATCCACATCGACACGCTGGCCATCACCGGCCTGCGCGGCAAGGGCAAGCTGGCCCTGCTGGCCGCGCCGTGGCGGCTGATGCGCGCGCTGCGTGCGGCCGGTCTGATCATCCGTGATCGCCAGCCGCGTGCGGTGGTCGCATTCGGTGGCTTCGCTTCCGGTCCCGGTGGCATGGCTGCGCGCCTGCACGGCCTGCCGCTGATCGTGCACGAACAGAACCGCGCGCCGGGCCTGACCAACCGCATCCTGTCGCGTTACGCGCGCCGTCTGCTGACCGGTTTCCCGGGCACTTTCGCTGCACGCGAGGAATTCGTGGGCAACCCGGTGCGCGCCGAAATCGCCGCCGTCGCACCGCCGCAACAGCGGCTGGCCGATCGCAGCGGTCCGCTGCGCCTGCTGGTGCTGGGCGGCAGCCAGGGTGCTCGCGCGCTCAACAGCGGCGTGCCGCAGGCACTGGCCGCTCTCGGTGCGCAGGTGCCGGTGGTGGTGCGCCACCAGAGTGGCGAGAAGCTGCATGCCGAAGCGGTCGAGGCGTATGCCAAGGCCGGCGTGCAGGGTGACGTCACGCCCTTCATCGCCGACATGGCCGAAGCCTTCGCCTGGGCCGACCTGGTGGTGTGCCGTTCCGGTGCGTCCACGCTGGCCGAACTCTGTGCGGTCGGCATCGGCAGCGTGCTGGTGCCATTCCCCGCCGCCGTCGACGATCACCAGACCCGCAATGCGGAGTACCTGGTCGAGCGCGACGCGGCTGTGTTGCTGAAGCAGGACGAAACGCTGGCGGACGGCATTGCCGCGCTGCTGCGTGATCTGTCCGAAAATCCCGCCCGCCGCATGCAGATGGCGCAAGCCGCGCGTGCCCTGGCCAAGGTCGATGCCGCCGAGCGCATCGCCGATATCATTCTCGAGGAAGCTGTATGA
- the ftsW gene encoding putative lipid II flippase FtsW produces MNDLSHQATRLEAIGGSYDKWLLGAMIALTGLGVVMVASSSIALMSSPFYYLNRHLIFLAVGIVLAIIAARTELKTIEQYNQMLLLGCFALLVVVFVPGLGSSVNGARRWINLGISKFQTVEAVKVLYIVWLSSYLVRFRDEVNATWPAMLKPLGVAGALVVLLLLQPDFGSSTLLLAITAGMLVLGGVNMPRMSMPVVIGLVGMSALAIIEPYRMRRITSFLDPWADQQGDGYQLSNALMAVGRGEWTGVGLGNSVQKLYYLPEAHTDFIFSVTAEEFGFLGTCVIVALYALLVGRTFWLGMRCVEMKRHFSGYIAFGIGLWISMQTFVSIGVNLGILPTKGLTLPLISSGGSSVLMTCVAMGLLLRVSYELKRAERRQAVRMGAAEDLAGPAPADAPVAPVAKSVPKAAEPAAAESAAVRGTSRLQSRVEPTFGRLS; encoded by the coding sequence ATGAATGACCTGTCGCACCAGGCAACACGCCTTGAGGCCATCGGTGGCAGCTACGACAAGTGGCTGCTCGGCGCGATGATCGCGCTCACCGGGCTGGGCGTGGTGATGGTCGCGTCCAGCTCCATCGCGTTGATGAGCAGCCCGTTCTACTACCTCAACCGCCACCTGATCTTCCTGGCGGTCGGCATCGTGCTGGCCATCATCGCCGCGCGTACCGAGCTGAAGACCATCGAGCAGTACAACCAGATGCTGCTGCTGGGCTGCTTCGCGCTGCTGGTGGTGGTGTTCGTTCCGGGCCTTGGCAGCAGCGTCAACGGTGCCCGCCGCTGGATCAACCTGGGCATCTCCAAGTTCCAGACGGTCGAAGCGGTGAAGGTGCTCTACATCGTCTGGCTGTCCAGCTACCTGGTGCGCTTCCGCGACGAGGTCAACGCCACGTGGCCGGCGATGCTGAAGCCGCTGGGCGTGGCCGGTGCACTGGTGGTGCTGCTGCTGCTGCAGCCCGACTTCGGTTCGTCCACCCTGCTGCTGGCGATCACCGCCGGCATGCTGGTGCTGGGCGGCGTGAACATGCCGCGCATGTCGATGCCGGTGGTGATCGGCCTGGTGGGCATGAGCGCGCTGGCGATCATCGAGCCGTACCGCATGCGCCGTATCACCTCCTTCCTCGACCCGTGGGCCGACCAGCAGGGCGACGGCTACCAGCTGTCCAACGCGCTGATGGCGGTGGGTCGTGGCGAGTGGACCGGCGTCGGCCTGGGCAATTCGGTGCAGAAGCTCTATTACCTGCCTGAAGCGCACACCGACTTCATCTTCTCGGTCACCGCCGAGGAATTCGGTTTCCTCGGTACCTGCGTGATCGTGGCCCTGTACGCACTGCTGGTCGGCCGCACCTTCTGGCTGGGCATGCGCTGCGTGGAAATGAAGCGCCACTTCTCCGGCTACATCGCCTTCGGCATCGGTCTGTGGATCAGCATGCAGACCTTCGTTTCGATCGGCGTGAACCTGGGCATCCTGCCGACCAAGGGCCTGACCCTGCCGCTGATTTCGTCGGGTGGTTCGTCGGTGCTGATGACCTGCGTAGCGATGGGCCTGCTGCTGCGCGTGTCCTATGAACTGAAGCGTGCCGAACGTCGCCAGGCCGTGCGCATGGGCGCTGCCGAGGATCTGGCTGGTCCGGCGCCGGCCGATGCGCCGGTCGCACCGGTGGCAAAGAGCGTACCGAAGGCTGCAGAACCGGCTGCGGCCGAGTCGGCAGCCGTGCGCGGGACCAGCCGTCTGCAGTCGCGCGTCGAACCGACCTTCGGGAGGCTGTCATGA
- the mraY gene encoding phospho-N-acetylmuramoyl-pentapeptide-transferase, producing MLYELARWLQQLESLFGLFNYQTFRAILAALTALFLSLWLGPAVIRKLAQFKGGQPIRKDGPQTHFSKAGTPTMGGSLILLTVTLSVLMWADLRNRYVWLVLAVMLCFGAIGWYDDWIKIVRRDPNGLKSRWKYLLQSIFGLAAGIFLFQTADVPAALTFYIPMFKSVALPLAGIGFVAIAYFWIVGFSNAVNLTDGLDGLAIMPTVLVACALGVFAYASGNVVFANYLQIPQIPGAGELVIICAAIAGAGLGFLWFNTYPAMVFMGDIGALSLGAVLGTIAVITRQELVLVIMGGVFVIETLSVMIQVASFKLTGKRVFRMAPIHHHFELKGWPEPRVIVRFWIISVVLVLIGLATLKVR from the coding sequence ATGTTGTATGAACTGGCTCGATGGTTGCAGCAGTTGGAGAGCCTGTTCGGGCTGTTCAACTACCAGACGTTCCGCGCCATCCTTGCCGCGTTGACGGCGCTGTTCCTGTCGCTGTGGCTCGGCCCGGCGGTGATCCGCAAGCTTGCCCAGTTCAAGGGTGGCCAGCCGATCCGCAAGGACGGCCCGCAGACCCATTTCTCCAAGGCCGGTACGCCGACCATGGGCGGTTCGCTGATCCTGCTCACCGTCACCCTGTCGGTGCTGATGTGGGCCGATCTGCGCAACCGCTACGTGTGGCTGGTGCTGGCGGTGATGCTGTGCTTCGGTGCCATCGGTTGGTACGACGACTGGATCAAGATCGTCCGTCGCGATCCGAACGGCCTGAAGTCGCGCTGGAAGTACCTGCTGCAGTCGATCTTCGGCCTGGCTGCGGGCATCTTCCTGTTCCAGACTGCCGATGTGCCGGCGGCGCTGACCTTCTACATCCCGATGTTCAAGTCGGTGGCGCTGCCGCTGGCCGGCATCGGCTTCGTGGCCATCGCCTATTTCTGGATCGTCGGCTTCTCCAACGCGGTCAACCTGACCGACGGCCTGGATGGCCTGGCGATCATGCCGACCGTGCTGGTGGCCTGCGCGCTGGGCGTGTTCGCCTATGCCTCGGGCAACGTGGTGTTCGCCAACTACCTGCAGATTCCGCAGATTCCGGGCGCCGGTGAGCTGGTCATCATCTGTGCGGCAATTGCCGGCGCAGGGTTGGGCTTCCTCTGGTTCAACACCTATCCGGCCATGGTGTTCATGGGCGATATCGGCGCGCTGTCGCTGGGCGCGGTGCTGGGCACCATCGCGGTGATCACCCGCCAGGAACTGGTGCTGGTGATCATGGGCGGCGTGTTCGTCATCGAAACGCTGTCGGTGATGATCCAGGTCGCCTCGTTCAAGTTGACTGGCAAGCGCGTGTTCCGCATGGCGCCGATCCACCACCACTTCGAACTGAAGGGCTGGCCGGAGCCGCGCGTGATCGTGCGCTTCTGGATCATCTCCGTCGTGCTGGTGCTGATCGGCCTGGCCACGTTGAAGGTACGCTGA
- the murF gene encoding UDP-N-acetylmuramoyl-tripeptide--D-alanyl-D-alanine ligase — translation MKRTLLSLIAHWAGGEIHGDDVAIDAISNDTRSLGPGSLYVALRGERFDGHDFAADAQARGASALLVERLLPLDLPQVLVADSERALAKIAAGMQRDRATELFAITGSNGKTSVKSLLLAILQQVAQHAHKVVYANPGNRNNEIGLPLAVIDAPEDADYAVYEMGAGKPGDIAYLTDIARPRYALVNNIAPAHLERMGSLLGVAVTKGAIYAALPADGVAVINVDDAYGRWFEQHFIGTPARCRVLRYGLEHSADVTARDIRAGAQGSRFTLVTPMGEAGVVLGLPGRHNISNALAAASLALAAGIELSWVATGLAEAQPVPGRQIAHQLRNGAVLVDDSYNANPGSLAAAIDALAAAPEEGWLVLGDMRELGPDAEALHAQAGLRARAAGLKRLYALGPLSAAAAAAFGEGGRHFTTHDALSQALKDELHAGVRCLVKGSRGSAMDTIVKALLAQGEESPHVV, via the coding sequence ATGAAGCGCACCCTGCTTTCGCTGATCGCGCACTGGGCCGGTGGCGAGATCCACGGCGACGACGTGGCCATCGACGCCATCAGCAACGATACCCGCAGCCTTGGCCCGGGCAGCCTGTACGTGGCGCTGCGTGGTGAACGCTTCGACGGCCATGACTTCGCCGCTGATGCGCAGGCACGTGGCGCCAGCGCGCTGCTGGTCGAGCGCCTGCTGCCGCTGGACCTGCCGCAGGTGCTGGTGGCCGACAGCGAGCGCGCGCTGGCAAAGATCGCCGCCGGCATGCAGCGCGACCGCGCGACCGAACTGTTCGCCATCACCGGCAGCAACGGCAAGACCAGCGTGAAGAGCCTGCTGCTGGCGATCCTGCAGCAGGTGGCCCAGCACGCGCACAAGGTGGTGTACGCCAACCCGGGCAACCGCAACAACGAGATCGGCCTGCCACTGGCGGTGATCGACGCACCGGAAGATGCCGACTACGCCGTCTACGAGATGGGCGCGGGCAAGCCGGGCGACATCGCCTACCTGACCGACATCGCGCGCCCGCGCTACGCCCTGGTCAACAACATCGCCCCGGCTCACCTGGAGCGGATGGGCAGCCTGCTCGGCGTTGCCGTGACCAAGGGTGCCATCTACGCCGCACTGCCGGCCGATGGCGTGGCCGTGATCAACGTCGACGACGCCTACGGGCGCTGGTTCGAACAGCATTTCATCGGTACCCCGGCACGTTGCCGGGTGCTGCGTTATGGCCTGGAGCACAGCGCCGACGTCACCGCGCGCGACATCCGCGCCGGTGCGCAGGGCAGCCGCTTCACCCTGGTCACGCCGATGGGCGAGGCGGGCGTGGTGCTGGGCCTGCCGGGCCGCCACAACATCAGCAATGCGCTGGCCGCCGCCAGCCTGGCGCTTGCCGCCGGCATCGAGCTGTCATGGGTGGCTACGGGTCTGGCCGAAGCACAGCCGGTGCCGGGCCGCCAGATCGCCCATCAGCTGCGCAACGGTGCGGTGCTGGTGGACGACAGCTACAACGCCAACCCCGGTTCGCTGGCCGCCGCCATCGACGCACTGGCCGCCGCACCGGAAGAGGGCTGGCTGGTGCTGGGCGACATGCGCGAGCTGGGTCCCGATGCCGAGGCGCTGCATGCACAGGCAGGTCTCCGCGCGCGTGCTGCCGGCCTCAAACGCCTGTATGCGCTGGGCCCGCTCAGCGCCGCCGCCGCCGCCGCGTTTGGCGAGGGCGGACGTCATTTCACCACCCATGACGCGCTGTCGCAGGCGTTGAAGGACGAGCTGCACGCTGGCGTGCGCTGCCTGGTCAAGGGTTCCCGTGGCAGCGCCATGGACACGATTGTCAAAGCGCTGCTGGCGCAAGGAGAGGAATCCCCGCATGTTGTATGA
- a CDS encoding UDP-N-acetylmuramoyl-L-alanyl-D-glutamate--2,6-diaminopimelate ligase produces the protein MSPSMLLSQLLPDVALVGHDPVLTGLVLDSRAVRPGNAFVAIAGFGAHGLGFVEQARAAGAGAILFEAPAPAELPAPADAIAVPGLRARLGAMADQFHGAPSRAMTMVGVTGTNGKTSTVQLLAQAWHLLGTPSGSIGTLGAGLYGAVEPTGFTTPLVLQMHALLAQLRDDGARAVAMEVSSHALDQGRVDAVHYDVAVFTNLTRDHLDYHGDMASYGAAKARLFHRPGLKAAVINLDDAFGRQLFAGLPAGVQAIGLSSRGAADASVRAEALQLDGRGIAFELVIDGQRAAVQSPLLGRFNVDNLLAVAGTLHALGQPLPRIAEVLSALQPIRGRMNRLGGEDGLPTVVVDYAHTPDALEQALDSLHGHLQGTLFCVFGCGGERDTGKRPQMAAIAERLANQVIVTDDNPRGEDGDVIVADILAGFADASAVTVQRNRARAIGLAVKRAGAGDIILIAGKGHEPYQEVNGVRHDFDDTEVAAAALAAKVGVLSAQAGESAE, from the coding sequence ATGAGTCCTTCGATGTTGCTTTCGCAGTTGCTTCCGGACGTGGCCCTGGTGGGCCATGATCCCGTTCTGACCGGCCTGGTGCTGGACAGCCGTGCCGTGCGTCCCGGCAATGCCTTCGTCGCCATCGCCGGTTTCGGCGCGCATGGACTGGGCTTTGTCGAGCAGGCGCGCGCAGCCGGTGCCGGCGCGATCCTGTTCGAAGCGCCGGCGCCCGCCGAACTGCCTGCACCAGCCGATGCAATTGCCGTGCCGGGCCTGCGTGCGCGGCTGGGTGCGATGGCCGACCAGTTCCATGGGGCGCCTTCGCGGGCGATGACCATGGTTGGCGTGACCGGCACCAACGGCAAGACGTCCACCGTGCAGCTGCTGGCCCAGGCCTGGCACCTGCTCGGTACGCCCAGTGGCAGTATCGGCACGTTGGGCGCCGGACTTTATGGTGCGGTCGAGCCGACCGGCTTTACCACTCCGCTGGTGCTGCAGATGCATGCACTGCTGGCGCAGCTGCGCGACGACGGCGCGCGTGCGGTGGCGATGGAAGTCAGCTCGCATGCGCTGGACCAGGGCCGCGTGGATGCCGTGCACTACGACGTGGCGGTGTTCACCAACCTCACCCGCGATCACCTCGATTACCACGGCGACATGGCCAGCTACGGCGCGGCCAAGGCGCGGTTGTTCCATCGCCCGGGTCTGAAGGCGGCGGTGATCAATCTTGACGATGCGTTCGGTCGCCAGCTGTTCGCCGGCCTGCCGGCAGGCGTGCAGGCCATCGGCCTGAGTTCGCGTGGCGCCGCCGATGCCAGCGTGCGCGCCGAAGCGCTGCAGTTGGACGGCCGTGGCATTGCGTTCGAGCTGGTCATCGATGGCCAGCGCGCTGCCGTGCAGTCGCCGCTGCTGGGTCGCTTCAACGTGGACAACCTGCTGGCCGTGGCCGGTACCCTGCATGCGCTGGGGCAGCCGCTGCCGCGCATTGCCGAGGTGCTGTCGGCACTGCAGCCGATCCGTGGCCGCATGAACCGCCTCGGTGGCGAAGATGGCCTGCCGACCGTGGTGGTGGACTACGCACACACCCCTGACGCGCTGGAACAGGCGCTGGACAGCCTGCACGGCCACCTGCAGGGCACGTTGTTCTGCGTGTTCGGTTGCGGTGGCGAACGCGATACCGGCAAGCGCCCGCAGATGGCCGCCATTGCCGAGCGCCTGGCCAACCAGGTCATCGTCACCGACGACAACCCGCGTGGCGAAGATGGCGACGTGATCGTGGCCGACATCCTGGCCGGCTTCGCCGATGCTTCCGCCGTGACCGTGCAGCGCAACCGCGCGCGAGCAATCGGCCTGGCGGTGAAGCGTGCCGGTGCCGGCGACATCATCCTGATCGCTGGCAAGGGCCACGAGCCGTACCAGGAAGTGAATGGCGTGCGCCATGACTTCGATGACACCGAAGTAGCCGCCGCGGCACTGGCCGCCAAGGTCGGTGTGCTTTCGGCGCAGGCCGGGGAGAGCGCCGAATGA